Proteins from a single region of Blastopirellula marina:
- a CDS encoding sigma-70 family RNA polymerase sigma factor, giving the protein MSEVTRIIQGIQEGNLTAANDLLPLVYSELKRLAAEKLRHERPGQTLQPTALVHEAYLRLVGELDQGWNGRGHFFGAAAEAMRRILIEYARRKNSIKRGGDLERFEVDEADAIENGRDLEEVLDLDEALTKLEQFDSDLARLVKLRYFAGMTIDEAAEAMGVSPRTIKRNWTYARAWLGRELEGNDFIV; this is encoded by the coding sequence TTGTCCGAGGTCACGCGGATCATTCAAGGGATTCAGGAAGGGAATCTCACCGCTGCAAACGATTTGCTCCCTTTGGTTTATTCCGAACTAAAGCGTCTCGCGGCAGAGAAGCTTCGGCATGAGCGTCCAGGGCAAACTCTCCAGCCCACTGCCTTGGTGCATGAAGCCTACCTGCGCCTCGTAGGTGAATTAGACCAGGGGTGGAATGGGCGCGGTCATTTTTTTGGTGCTGCCGCGGAAGCAATGCGGCGCATCTTGATCGAATATGCGCGAAGAAAGAACAGCATTAAACGCGGAGGAGATCTGGAACGCTTTGAAGTTGACGAGGCAGATGCGATCGAAAATGGCAGGGACCTGGAAGAAGTACTCGATTTGGACGAAGCCTTGACTAAGCTGGAACAGTTTGATTCAGATCTGGCAAGGCTGGTAAAGCTTCGTTACTTCGCAGGGATGACGATCGACGAAGCAGCCGAAGCGATGGGCGTATCTCCTCGAACAATCAAGAGGAATTGGACCTATGCGCGCGCTTGGCTTGGTCGTGAGTTGGAAGGAAATGATTTTATCGTATGA
- a CDS encoding O-methyltransferase: MLFDPALSPVAHIAMKPRFGYFHPHFVGRPHMSIRSTILLALIAMFVGFTFDSAYGQRSPGRGFGRDSGDAELEKSPLAANAFEKKALSVLEDVYQNQRFRNVPQHDGRLLRILTQSLGAKHVVELGSSTGYSGIWFGLALKETGGKLTTYEIDAERAATARANYKRAGMEDLITLVEGDAHEEVKKLTGTIDIIFLDADKEGYVDYLNKLLPMLRPNGLVLAHNINPRMADPDFMKAITTNPDLETVVRGGMSITLKKK; encoded by the coding sequence ATGTTGTTTGACCCTGCATTGTCGCCAGTTGCGCATATCGCAATGAAGCCGCGGTTTGGATATTTTCACCCCCATTTCGTTGGAAGACCTCACATGTCTATACGATCAACCATTCTTTTGGCTCTCATTGCTATGTTTGTTGGTTTCACTTTTGATAGCGCTTATGGGCAGCGAAGTCCTGGCCGTGGCTTCGGACGGGATTCGGGAGATGCAGAGTTAGAAAAGTCTCCGTTGGCAGCCAATGCCTTTGAGAAAAAAGCCCTCTCCGTTCTGGAAGATGTCTACCAAAATCAACGATTCCGGAATGTCCCGCAACATGACGGTCGCCTACTTCGAATTTTGACGCAATCACTTGGTGCAAAACATGTCGTGGAACTCGGATCATCCACTGGCTATTCGGGCATCTGGTTCGGGTTGGCACTTAAGGAAACAGGCGGCAAACTCACCACTTATGAAATCGATGCGGAACGTGCGGCGACAGCTCGGGCAAACTATAAACGAGCTGGAATGGAAGATTTGATCACACTCGTCGAGGGTGATGCTCACGAAGAGGTCAAAAAACTAACGGGTACTATTGATATTATTTTCCTGGATGCGGACAAAGAAGGTTACGTCGACTATCTGAACAAGTTGCTACCGATGTTACGTCCCAACGGTTTGGTTTTAGCTCACAACATTAATCCACGCATGGCTGACCCAGATTTCATGAAAGCGATCACGACCAACCCCGATCTGGAAACGGTTGTTCGAGGTGGAATGTCCATCACACTGAAAAAGAAGTAA